A part of Paludisphaera rhizosphaerae genomic DNA contains:
- a CDS encoding SpoIIE family protein phosphatase gives MSSRRILLVEDSSTMRRMLGTLLKEQGYEVRTAANGVEGLAQAKEEPRPELILTDYEMPELDGPGLCKGVKDDPELRTIPVLMLTTLGETRNKVAGLESGADDYIEKPKSPDDIEEMFARIRAHLRIADLHSELAERNRLLEAAHKKLTFELNLARKVQEAMMPRPPSPRGVLRVAVRYTPANQLGGDVYDFYRLDNNRLGVLVADVSGHGVNSAMLSGMVKALAAGLSIAVLEPGELLAGLDVSAGHYFPEGYFCTGFYLIADEDTGLLRYAGVGHPPGIIVGPNGPRMLKSNPGMLGIGMVDGTAGDADRLEPGESLILYTDGLPDAMDPSDVVFGEERLKTLLQSHHGNDPIEILNQVDDAIQAHTAPNHPADDINIIIVQNAAKK, from the coding sequence ATGTCGTCGCGTCGCATCTTGCTGGTCGAAGACAGTTCCACGATGCGCCGGATGCTCGGCACGCTCCTGAAGGAGCAGGGTTACGAGGTCCGCACGGCCGCCAACGGGGTCGAGGGGCTCGCCCAGGCCAAGGAGGAGCCGCGCCCGGAGCTGATCCTGACCGACTACGAGATGCCCGAGCTGGACGGCCCGGGGCTCTGCAAGGGGGTCAAGGACGATCCCGAGCTGCGGACGATCCCCGTCCTGATGCTCACGACCCTGGGCGAGACCCGCAACAAGGTCGCCGGCCTGGAATCCGGGGCCGACGACTACATCGAGAAACCCAAGAGCCCGGACGACATCGAGGAGATGTTCGCCCGCATCCGCGCCCACCTGCGGATCGCCGACCTCCACTCCGAGCTGGCCGAGCGCAACCGCCTGCTGGAGGCCGCTCACAAGAAACTGACGTTCGAGCTGAACCTGGCGCGGAAGGTTCAGGAGGCGATGATGCCTCGGCCCCCCAGCCCTCGGGGCGTGCTCCGGGTGGCCGTGCGATACACGCCGGCCAACCAGCTTGGCGGCGACGTCTACGACTTCTACCGGCTCGACAACAACCGGCTGGGGGTGCTGGTGGCGGACGTCTCCGGTCACGGCGTGAACTCGGCCATGCTCTCGGGCATGGTCAAGGCGCTCGCGGCCGGGCTGTCGATCGCCGTGCTGGAGCCGGGCGAGCTGCTGGCGGGCCTGGACGTCTCGGCCGGCCACTACTTCCCCGAAGGCTACTTCTGCACGGGGTTCTACCTGATCGCCGACGAGGACACCGGCCTGCTCCGCTACGCGGGGGTTGGCCACCCGCCGGGGATCATCGTCGGGCCGAACGGTCCGCGGATGCTCAAGTCGAACCCGGGGATGCTCGGGATCGGCATGGTCGACGGCACCGCCGGCGACGCCGACCGCCTGGAACCGGGCGAGTCGCTGATCCTCTACACCGACGGCCTCCCCGACGCCATGGACCCCTCCGACGTCGTCTTCGGCGAGGAGCGGCTCAAGACCTTGCTGCAAAGCCACCACGGCAACGACCCGATCGAGATCCTCAACCAGGTCGACGACGCCATCCAGGCCCACACCGCCCCCAATCACCCGGCCGACGACATCAACATCATCATCGTGCAGAACGCCGCCAAGAAATAA
- a CDS encoding ferrochelatase, whose product MIVSNVAEGSGSKPEYDAILVIGFGGPEKPEDVMPFLENVTRGRNIPRERLEEVAEHYHHFGGVSPINAQVRELIAGLAPELRRHGVTIPIYWGNRNWDPLLPDTLREMAAAGVKKALAVVLAAYSSYSSCRQYREDVGRAREEVGPDAPEVDKVRVFYNHPEFIAANADRVREALAKVPAEERGRVPIVFTAHSIPESMAVNSSYEEQLQETCRLVAEELKVGEDRWSLVYQSRSGRPSDPWLGPDILDALQALRDGGAEEVVVHPIGFLSDHMEVLYDLDEEARILCERIGLNMVRSRTVGTHRGFVRMIRELICERLHGASEEERRAVGRFGPSHDACPTDCCLPPARKPSHHAHASA is encoded by the coding sequence ATGATCGTAAGCAACGTCGCCGAGGGGAGTGGTTCGAAGCCCGAGTACGATGCGATCCTGGTCATCGGCTTCGGCGGTCCGGAAAAGCCCGAGGACGTGATGCCGTTCCTCGAGAACGTCACACGCGGTCGGAACATACCTCGCGAGCGGCTGGAAGAGGTCGCCGAGCATTACCACCACTTCGGCGGGGTCAGCCCGATCAACGCCCAGGTCCGCGAGTTGATCGCCGGCCTTGCGCCCGAGCTCCGTCGCCACGGCGTGACGATCCCCATCTACTGGGGCAACCGCAACTGGGACCCCCTGCTCCCGGACACCCTCCGCGAGATGGCCGCCGCCGGCGTGAAGAAGGCGCTGGCGGTGGTGCTGGCGGCTTACAGCTCGTATTCGAGCTGCCGCCAGTATCGTGAGGACGTCGGTCGGGCTCGCGAGGAGGTTGGACCGGACGCGCCGGAGGTCGACAAGGTCCGCGTCTTCTACAACCACCCTGAGTTCATCGCCGCCAACGCCGACCGCGTTCGCGAGGCTCTGGCGAAGGTCCCCGCCGAGGAACGCGGGCGCGTCCCGATCGTCTTCACGGCTCACAGCATCCCGGAGTCGATGGCTGTGAACTCGTCGTACGAGGAGCAGCTTCAGGAGACCTGTCGGCTGGTGGCCGAAGAGCTGAAGGTCGGTGAGGACCGCTGGTCGCTGGTCTATCAGAGCCGCAGCGGCCGGCCCAGCGACCCCTGGCTCGGCCCCGACATCCTCGACGCCTTGCAGGCCCTCCGCGACGGCGGGGCCGAGGAAGTGGTCGTCCACCCGATCGGCTTCCTCTCCGACCACATGGAGGTCCTCTACGACCTCGACGAGGAGGCGCGCATCCTCTGCGAGCGGATCGGCCTGAACATGGTGCGGTCGCGGACGGTCGGAACCCACCGGGGTTTCGTCCGGATGATTCGCGAGCTGATCTGCGAACGGCTCCACGGCGCCTCCGAGGAGGAGCGTCGGGCCGTCGGCCGGTTCGGGCCGAGCCACGACGCTTGCCCCACCGATTGCTGCCTGCCGCCGGCCCGGAAGCCGTCGCACCACGCCCACGCGTCGGCCTGA